The following nucleotide sequence is from Paralichthys olivaceus isolate ysfri-2021 chromosome 22, ASM2471397v2, whole genome shotgun sequence.
CTCATCTCGTTTTCTGTCTTCACTGCTGAACTGCTCTGTCGTCTCACCTGCTCTGCTCAGGTGAGTCTGGTTCTCAACGGCTGGCCGGTGATCTCGGCCTTCGCTGGTGACCAGGATGTGACGAGGGAAGCTGCCACCAACGCCGGGCTGGtgatgatggagagaggagacaaggCTTCCCTCAAGCTGGAGAGGGGGAACCTGATGGGCGGGTGGAAGTACTCCACGTTCTCCGGCTTTCTGGTGTTCTCTTTGTAGGGAGGTCTTAGCTCAGGCTGCCCATGATTTGGGGGGAAGGGTTACTTTCTGAAATAAAGGAGGAAGCATCAGTAAGTGTTGTTTGATGCATCTTTATCTGCATCAGATGGGTGAATTCACGTTGCAGCAAATAATCCTGAATGTAATTTCCATTTGTGTTGCACTCATGTGGCTTACTGTGCTTTTTATTGTGGTCTAAGTACTGTGGTGTGTCAACAACAGGTTCCGGCCTGTCGGAGGTTTGTGATTTTCACTCAATGCATGAAAAATGTGATGTAGCAAACGTTTGTGGCAGTAAAGAAAAATGATTGTGTCTGTTCTCCTActcttatattatattatctgtatatatgtacacatgGGTGCACAGGAAACTATCCCAGGACAACTTTGGCACTGAAGAAAACTCTCAGGCATGTTCTCCTGTGGAAAGTCTCTCTATGATTTCATGGACAGGATTTTGAAAACCTTTGCTTTAGCTAATTCTACTTCAGTCTGCAGCACACAGATATTCAACATGTCTCGGTTAGTGGAGGAGTACGATGATAGTCAGCTTCGCCCAGATCGGCATCGTccaaaaagtcaaaatgatAAAGTTTCACGTTTCATTTCACGTTCATGTTGTGACTCCTCTTATGAGCTTTTATTAAAAACGTTTCTCACTTTGGGTGATTAAAAAGAGTCTgagctgttttttaaaaattagaTTAGATAGATAACATCGTCAAATCGTCTTGCGACGAGGATACGCGCTAATCACATGTCCTTGATAAATGAAACTCAAACTATTGTGGCCTCCAAACGACCTCTGCTCTTCTTTTCATGCGCTCTATAAATCCCCTGACGCAGACGGACGGTTGTTCCTTAAACAGCAGGTATCCTCAACGTGTGGCCCCAGAGGAGCGTTGAGGATATCGGACGACCTATGATCAAGAAAGCGTCCATACGTGAAGTCTTGCACCAGAATCaggtaaaaacatttcaacCCATTAAAATAGCAGCTTTATTGAAATCCTCAAACCAAACATAAATATCTATATGAGAGCTTGTCGTCCTCAGTGACGCACAGCGATGGTGCGTCTCTCTGCGGTGGATCCGGTGGCAGATGGAGAACTGGCAGTGGAGGAAAGGTTTCGGTGCCAGAGGCCCGGTGAGTTCACACCGGACCGTCTCTGTGGATTATTCTCAACGCCCCGGTGCACAGCAGAGTTCTGTGTTAGCACTTTGCTGATTCGTGTCTCGACGGCCAAAAATCTCCAGAGTCCAAAACTACGTAAAGACCTTGAAGCAAATATCGCTCTTTGTAGAATACAGGAAAAACTCCAACGCCAACAAAGATGAAGTCGTTTCCATGACACGTTCATATCCATtcagttcagttgtgtttttgtagatTTAGATATTTATCCTAATTTAGTTAATTCTAGTTGATTCTTATTGAAAGGATGTGTTTCTCTTCAATTCATGGTTGTTTCAGGtctttgaatttaaaatttCATTGAAGCTACGTCAAGTTTATAATTACATTAACCACAAAATGTCTTACACACTTATCATAGATTCAAACTTGTTCATGATATTCATAGaatgaattttatttaaaatgtaaatttgaaagagaaaaaaaatacaaattgtgTTAAGATAAATCcacaaaaagacatttaaaaaaagtataaaagaaaccaaacagatacaaaaatattttgatcATCCAATTCTGTATTTCAGTGCAAATGAATGTGGCCTGTACCGAACCTCTGTGACATTAAAGAGGTGGAGATCTGGTCCCAATACTCTTCTGTACTTTTTGGAatttcagcaaaaacaaaatgaactaTTAGAACAGGTCAGAATATACATGGAGCTCTTGTGACTCGGTCCGTCTGGTGTTGAGTTGATTTTTGGCAGCTGAGGGTGTTCTGGCGCTTCGCCCGTGGATATTTGCTgaccacagttttttttaaaaccacatgATCACACCGTTTTTCTGCTGACGGGGGCAAAGAAGAGCTGTGAGGGGGGTTTTTTTCTGATCggtgaaacattttgaaaccaAAGAAGCAgaataaatattcaaaaaaatacaaaaccataATTTTAAAAGCCTGCGTGTCACCTGAAGCGGATCTTAATTCCTGTTCAGACTTGAAAAGCAAACACGACAAAGACGatatataaaaatgtcaaataaaaactaaaatgtctgGCAGGAAGTTAACATAAAAAAGTGAAGCAACTCCTCATTTGTTCTTCCAGCTTCATGGTTGTGGCGATGAGGGGTTGACACGAGGTGGAGCTGTTGGGTGTCGTCTCCTCTCAGGCCCGGTGTTGATGTACATGGTGTTCTCGTTGCCACTCTGAACTCCAGTCACGTTGCTGTAGGTGATGCAGATTTTATGTGGCAGGGACGGAGGGACAGGGCTGGACAACTGACGCTgcagatgtaaaaaaataaaaaatacagatcAAAATATATCAGTATTCATCCAGAAGTCGGTATTTCTACATTGGATACAAGTTTCTCTCAGTAATCtttatgattatatatgtttttgCGTAGTGATGAACTGAATAAAGTGCATGAAAGACGATATAGAAGACGTCGGGTCCCTTCTTATCTTCCTCTGAGGATAAATGTGTAAACTTCttcatgattttaatttctTAAATTTATACCTGGAACTGTTGAGTGCAGTTCGGCTTAAATGCCCTCTGGGAATTCTCAGCTGCTCTCGCCTGATGTGACCTCGTGGTCGAGGGAGACGCCGGGGATGCACTGATGGGATAAACGGAGGAAGCTTTGGCTTTGTGGTCGCCTGTGGACGAGCGGGCCGGGTCGACGTGGCACGTGTTTGCTTGGCGGGACGTAAGCGGGTCTGTGAGGGAACACATGTGAAAAACGTGAAGCTGCGGtagatgatttgttttttcttgatcATGACGTTAAAGTGAAGTTCCGCATCCAGCTCCATCACCAACTTCCTGTTTACCTTTGAACTTTTGATTTGACTTTAAACCACTGGCCTCTTCCTGCAACAAAAGGAGGTAAGTGTTCTGTTAGTTACTTGTCTACGATGAACCATTCAACCATAAAACACTTTATGGAGACTTTGCTTATTGGTTGTTtaaagacatttgttttctacCAAGTAATAAATGGTTTAAAGGGTCTGAAGTTCAAAGAGGGTTTCAAaatggtcaacatgataatcCCTTAATGACGCACACCGAGATGTTTGATTCtgagaatgaaaacatcacagtaTTGACCAATCTGTGgcaaagggaaaaagaaaatacctcAGAGACCAGTGAGTCAGTTcatgatttaaaagaaatcaatttCATCCAGTAGAAAGAGACCGAACGATGCGGCGAGGGTCTGAACTCCGATTACATCTAATATCTATATGTTTCATATCTCACCTGAACGGGCGGACGTCCCGTCAGAACATTATCCTGGATGTTCACAGCTTCAACTCTTGGAGtccctgaaagaaaaaagacgGAATGAAATGACACCGaatggggttagggttagggttgacaGGTTTATAATAATTTGACAACGTTACAACGTGCtttacagaaagaaaagtttaaattgaaaaaaacaataattaaatcaaGAGGAGGAGAATCAGACGCAACATAATCCAACTCTCATGTAAGAAAAGTGATCAGAAGAGAATCtttgaaagtgaaagaaaacagatttcATGTAAAGCGGACCTGAGGCCTGACCGATATGAACCCTCTGAACCTGCTCCGTTAATCTGTCTTGTTCCTTTTGCTCctgaaaaacaggaagagaaagcgTGAATCAGACAGTGACGAGGGGGTTTCAAGTGGTTTTTTGCCGCGTCATGTTAACGTTGTGCGGCGTCAGACATTGTTGGTGGAGATATTTCATATTTACGAGTTTCTTCTGCACTTCATGGACAGCATCAACAATGCCATGTTTGTGCTTCTTGTACAGTTCCTCTGTGATGGTCGTACACTCTGCCAGAAAAAGATTTCATGTCAGAGCACAAACATATAAAGGTTTAGTGTTTTCCTGTGCGTACACATATCCCAAATTTAAATCCCATTAATgttattacacatttaaaagcttGCACGTTGTTTAACTCTGCTCAAAGAAGTATTTTTCTTACCCAAGGATGAGGGTCTTTGGGTGGGACTGTGCTCCCAGCATCTTGTCATGAGCTCCATCAGTCCCTTCAGCTCTTCAGTCTGACCATCGCTGAACTCCTGCAGCGATGGTCGGTCTCCCTGGGGGATCCGAAACCGCACTATGCTGGATTTTGCCTCTAGAGTAGAGGGCAGATTATAGAAAGAGGTTTTGGAGATTGTGCCTCACTCTAATGTAGTAATGTCATTtaatcaaatgtattattgtattGAAGCTGCACTGGCTGCCAACTTAATATTAACAACACAATAGATGACAACGAACATGCCCTGATgacaaatctgtgttttattttatcctaATGAAGGATTCTGTTTTATTCTAGACTTTAGGGCCCCCTGGTGGTAGAATAGAGAGTGTGCGATACAAACTGAACCAGTTTTCAAGGACACTGTGATATTTTGCTACTAATGATGACTTTTGAAAGATGTAGAGATTTAAATCTCccaattaaatgtttttgttcaaatggTAGCTTGAATCTAAAATATTTGTGTATTGAATATTGAATAGAATGAAGTCAGACTGAAAATAGCAGCAAGTCctcacaaattatttatttttacttcaaaCGTAATTTCAGCGATTAATCATCATCAGAACAGCTGCTGATTATTTTCCTCTCAGTTGAATCTCCAACTAATCATTTCAGGTCATTTTCTCTTCCGATGGGATCAGATTCTGCTAAAATCCAAATTGAGCAGGCACGACTTTGTTTCTCCGACTAAATGCACTCGCTAAAAGAGAGGAAGTTGAACCAGATCATCACTCACGTGCGTAAGGTTGTTTCCCTGAGACGATGGACCACAGGAGTATACCATAGCTGAAACAAAGGCCGAGAAGGTTAATGACCTTGATCAccaccacaacacaacagagcTAATTGCGATTCTTGGCTCTTGGCTCAGATTCCAAGTAATGACCGTCATtaaaacctgaatatgagcataaCATGTCTCCCTTAAAGTAAACCTGCTAGTCTACAAATCGGCGTTGTTAATTCCTCCTCACACAACAAATGAAGCCGTTATTCGTTCCTGGTTCATTGCTCTTGTACCTGTAGATATCAGAGGCTCGTGTCGGGGTGTACGTTGTGTCAAAAGCCTCCGGCGGCATGTAGCTGATCGTCCCTCCTTCGTCTTCTCTGTCCTTCTTGGAAATCCGGCTGACACTGTGATAAAACTTAGCAAGGCCGAAATCTGTGAGCTGGAGAAGAAGATGTGGTGAGGGGACACGATTAGCATTGGGAGGAGACAATAACAGATGTATGCCGtgttccaggttttttttttaaaactattaaaaagtgaaatgttcCAGAAAATGATAATTAAACCATTCTTTTGGATACTGGATGAAAATGTACACAGACATTTGAACTTTTTATAGAATATCACGGTTGTGAGACGACACTGGGAGACGGATGCGCTCACCTTGGCGTTGAGATCAGAGTCCAGCAGCACGTTGCTGGGCTTCAGGTCCAGGTGGAGAACAGCGGGGGAGAGGCTGTGGAGGATGTTTATCCCCAGAGCCACCTGGTGAGCCAGTCTGAAGACCAGCGGTAACGGTGTCACTCCGTGTAGAGTCTGCTGTGAACAGAATGTGAGGAGTGCTGACATGAGAGGTGTATCTGTATCATGACAACAGGTTGTCGACATGTTTCCCAAAAGAACAAATCAAAATGTCGACAACATGGTGGCGACAGATTCCGGGGACTATGAAGGTCAGTAAGAAAACGCCCTCTTCTTCTTCGTTGGGTTTATTGGTCGTCCACCAGTGTCAAGGCGCATTGCTGCTGAGTCAATCCATCCTCTGGTTGAGTTTCAGTCGTGTGATGGATCAACTGATGTTTCTAGTGTGTGTGGTACCTGTAGGGAGGCCAGGGATCCTTTCTCCATGTACTTCATGACCAGACCCAGCTGTGCTGAGGGCCCGGAGTTCGGCGGTCGACCCTTGAAGACGCCAAGGACCTGCATTACATACTCGTTGCTTCCTTGACGCATCATTTCGACCTCCCGCAGCAAAGATGtactgctcctgtgtgtgtgtatcgtcAGTAAATCCTACTTTTTTCTACTTGCAGACTTGAAATTCTTCTGTAGCTACTCACCCGTCATCGTAATGAAGCAGCTTAATGGCGATGTCGTAGCACCACTGACGATGCCTGACTTTGTAGATTTGTCCGAACCCCCCGCAGCCGATCAAATCCCATCCCGTGAGGCTGGAGTCTTCAAtcagcagaggaggtgagcaGCTGGACAGAGCCATGTTCACTGGAGGAGGAAATCAGTCCAGGTTCATTTTACTGCTGCGTCCATGGTTTTAagttatttaaaggtacagtgtgtagaatttagtgatatctggTGTTGAAgcgtcatgttgcagctgaaagaaaactacaaattCATACAAatcagatgaaatgaactcgtgaaaacatcatgaggattattctacatttaatttctgcagatagatcctttcacctagatcttacacactggagctttaaagcaacactatgcaacttttttttattttgtaaaagcagaaagtttcctccttcactccctgagcgtctgttctctgtaACTCTGGTGAGTGGGatcgatctcctgtgagaagaagtGACTGAGAGTCAATGTTCAATCTAAAACCTGAAAAATAGTGAAGAACAGGAAATCCTGTTCTCGACCCTGAACCCAGAAAATATTGGGCATTTTTAGTTTGATGATTGATTCAAATAACTGAGAGTAATATATGTCGTTGAGTATCGCAGCCTTTTCTCTTCAACAAATCATTTCTTGAACTCGTCATTTCAggaagtaaataaaaatgagccACAGTTCGCGGTGTCATggtgaaaaacataatttctccTGTTTGTTCTGACTCTTAAATCACCAtcgtaaaaaaaagaaagatgaaatgACCTTTAGGTTCTTCTTGTGACGcccatttttaaatgttaagtgGTTTCATATTCCACACAGTGTTTCTACAAGCTGCCACCTTCACACACTTTGCAGGAAACCACATGTTTTTCAGGTTACTTAGCCTCAAGGTGGACTGAATAATAGAAACTCATATAGTTTGTCTCACTTTCTTCCGGGTGTTGTATTGAATGGTAATATGCTGTAACATCACAAACGGAGCTACCTGCCTTTTTCTCCACGCCCTGACAATCCAGCTTTTTACATGTTTGGTTTAAAACgtccaagaaaaaaaagagtataACGATAATATGAGCCTGAGATGAAAAAACAGCAGATTCACTTCGCTCATTATAATGAATCAGGTAAAATACACAACGTTTAAGGTCGAAACTACCACAAAGTACAGTTTCCTGATCAGATCGAAGCCACAGACACTTACAACGCTGACAagaagaggatttttttttttggaatggGGAAAGCACTCACCCGTAGGGACACACTCGTCTTACTCATCATTCAAGCATATTGACTGGTGTAAAAATCCTCCTGCTCATTCGGTGACTCGTTACATGTGAACAGACACAAGCAGAAGTGAGAAGCACTGACCCAGATCCATCCCATAAAATCTCCTTTCACTTCTGCTTCtgtgctgaggtgtgtgtgctCACCATGGTGACAacagcatttttatttacttcatggctatctgtctatctatctatctatctatctatctatctatctatctgtctatctatctatctatctatctatctatctatctatctatctatctatctatctatctatctatctatctatctatctatctctctatttatctgtctatctatctatctatctatctatctatctatctatctatctatctatctatctatctatctatctatctatctatctatctgtctatctatctatctatctatctatctatctatctatttatctgtctatctatctatctatctatctatctatttatctgtctgtctatctatctatctatctatctatctatctatctatctatctatctgtctgtctgtctatctatctatctgtctgtctgtctatctatctatctatctatctgtctatctatctatctatctatctatctatctatctatctgtctgtctgtctgtctgtctgtctgtctatctatctatctatctatctatctatctatctatctatctatctctctgtctgtctatagtTATTTCTCTTGTCCATTTCTAATTCTCTttaaaactctctctctctctctctcactcactcactctctctctctcactcactcactcactctcactctcactctcactctctctatatctcactctcactcactcactcactctctttcactctctcactcactctctctctctcactctctctcattcactctctctctatatatatatatatatatcactctctctctctccctctct
It contains:
- the ripk3 gene encoding receptor-interacting serine/threonine-protein kinase 3 isoform X2, translating into MALSSCSPPLLIEDSSLTGWDLIGCGGFGQIYKVRHRQWCYDIAIKLLHYDDGSSTSLLREVEMMRQGSNEYVMQVLGVFKGRPPNSGPSAQLGLVMKYMEKGSLASLQTLHGVTPLPLVFRLAHQVALGINILHSLSPAVLHLDLKPSNVLLDSDLNAKLTDFGLAKFYHSVSRISKKDREDEGGTISYMPPEAFDTTYTPTRASDIYSYGILLWSIVSGKQPYAQAKSSIVRFRIPQGDRPSLQEFSDGQTEELKGLMELMTRCWEHSPTQRPSSLECTTITEELYKKHKHGIVDAVHEVQKKLEQKEQDRLTEQVQRVHIGQASGTPRVEAVNIQDNVLTGRPPVQEEASGLKSNQKFKDPLTSRQANTCHVDPARSSTGDHKAKASSVYPISASPASPSTTRSHQARAAENSQRAFKPNCTQQFQRQLSSPVPPSLPHKICITYSNVTGVQSGNENTMYINTGPERRRHPTAPPRVNPSSPQP
- the ripk3 gene encoding receptor-interacting serine/threonine-protein kinase 3 isoform X1 translates to MALSSCSPPLLIEDSSLTGWDLIGCGGFGQIYKVRHRQWCYDIAIKLLHYDDGSSTSLLREVEMMRQGSNEYVMQVLGVFKGRPPNSGPSAQLGLVMKYMEKGSLASLQQTLHGVTPLPLVFRLAHQVALGINILHSLSPAVLHLDLKPSNVLLDSDLNAKLTDFGLAKFYHSVSRISKKDREDEGGTISYMPPEAFDTTYTPTRASDIYSYGILLWSIVSGKQPYAQAKSSIVRFRIPQGDRPSLQEFSDGQTEELKGLMELMTRCWEHSPTQRPSSLECTTITEELYKKHKHGIVDAVHEVQKKLEQKEQDRLTEQVQRVHIGQASGTPRVEAVNIQDNVLTGRPPVQEEASGLKSNQKFKDPLTSRQANTCHVDPARSSTGDHKAKASSVYPISASPASPSTTRSHQARAAENSQRAFKPNCTQQFQRQLSSPVPPSLPHKICITYSNVTGVQSGNENTMYINTGPERRRHPTAPPRVNPSSPQP